A region of uncultured Carboxylicivirga sp. DNA encodes the following proteins:
- the ligA gene encoding NAD-dependent DNA ligase LigA, translating into MTDIQKEINQLREELHIHNHNYYVLNTPTISDFDFDQMMHRLIELEKQHPEFTDPNSPTQRVGSDLNKDFEQVKHVYPMLSLGNTYSEEEIQDFYNRITKQLPDEEFEIVCELKYDGTAIGLTYENGILVRGVTRGDGVQGDDVTANVKTIKSIPLKLKGDYPASFEIRGEIFLPHKGFAKLNELREEAGETPFANPRNAAAGSLKMQNSSLVAKRPLDCFLYYMLGEELPSQYHKENLEIARSWGFKIPPYIQLCKSIKEVMEFIHHWDIERHNLPFDIDGIVLKVNSLDQQRRLGFTAKSPRWAISYKFKAEQGYTKLNEVTFQVGRTGAVTPVANLDPVFLAGTTVKRASLHNSDIIASLDLHLGDMVYVEKGGEIIPKIVGVDENARNANAPKVEFIKNCPECNSELIRIEGEAAHYCPNAATCPPQVKGRVEHFIARKAMNIDGLGTETIDLLYKNQMINDVADLYNLHPMQLSTLERMGEKSAQNILDGLETSKQVNFARVLFALGIRYVGETVAKKLASAFKNIDNLMNASLEELTEVDEIGERIASSVKGYFGEENNQTLIEKLRKIGLQFELSEEETATHSDKLEGLSFVVSGSFTSFSRDELKSLIEKNGGKNLSGVSSKTSYLVAGDKIGPSKLAKAEKLGVKIISEDEFKSMIE; encoded by the coding sequence ATGACAGATATACAGAAGGAAATTAATCAGCTCAGAGAAGAGCTTCATATACACAACCATAATTATTACGTACTAAACACACCAACCATATCCGATTTTGATTTTGATCAGATGATGCATCGCCTGATTGAACTTGAAAAACAACATCCAGAGTTTACCGATCCAAACAGCCCGACTCAACGCGTTGGAAGTGATCTCAATAAAGATTTTGAGCAGGTAAAACATGTTTACCCGATGCTTTCGTTGGGTAATACCTACTCAGAAGAAGAAATTCAGGATTTTTACAATAGAATTACCAAACAATTACCAGATGAAGAATTTGAAATTGTTTGTGAATTAAAATATGACGGAACAGCAATTGGCTTAACTTACGAGAACGGAATTCTGGTTCGAGGTGTTACCCGTGGTGATGGAGTGCAGGGTGATGATGTAACAGCCAACGTTAAAACAATAAAGAGTATTCCATTAAAGCTAAAAGGAGACTATCCTGCCAGTTTTGAGATACGTGGAGAAATATTTCTACCTCACAAAGGCTTTGCGAAATTAAATGAGCTGCGCGAAGAAGCCGGTGAAACACCTTTTGCCAACCCTCGTAATGCTGCTGCAGGTTCGTTAAAAATGCAAAACAGCTCACTGGTTGCCAAACGTCCTCTAGACTGTTTCTTATATTATATGCTGGGCGAAGAATTACCCAGCCAATACCACAAAGAAAACCTGGAAATAGCACGTAGTTGGGGATTTAAGATTCCTCCATACATCCAATTATGCAAAAGCATTAAAGAAGTGATGGAGTTTATCCATCATTGGGATATTGAACGACATAACCTGCCATTTGACATTGACGGCATTGTACTAAAGGTGAACAGCCTTGATCAGCAACGTCGGTTGGGATTCACGGCCAAGTCTCCTCGTTGGGCTATCTCATACAAGTTTAAGGCTGAACAAGGTTACACCAAACTCAATGAAGTAACTTTTCAGGTTGGACGAACCGGCGCTGTAACTCCGGTTGCCAATCTCGATCCTGTTTTTCTTGCCGGAACAACCGTTAAACGTGCTTCTCTTCATAATTCAGATATCATAGCTTCACTTGACTTGCATTTGGGTGATATGGTATATGTTGAAAAAGGGGGTGAAATTATTCCTAAGATTGTTGGAGTTGATGAGAATGCCCGAAATGCCAATGCTCCTAAAGTTGAGTTTATAAAAAACTGTCCTGAATGTAACAGTGAGTTAATCAGAATTGAAGGTGAAGCAGCCCACTACTGCCCCAATGCGGCTACTTGTCCTCCTCAGGTGAAAGGAAGGGTTGAACATTTTATTGCACGTAAGGCGATGAACATTGATGGATTGGGGACCGAAACCATTGATCTGTTATATAAAAACCAAATGATAAATGACGTGGCTGATTTATATAACCTTCACCCGATGCAACTTTCTACTTTGGAACGGATGGGTGAAAAATCAGCACAGAATATTCTGGACGGGCTCGAAACATCCAAACAAGTTAATTTTGCCCGGGTTCTGTTTGCATTAGGCATCCGATATGTTGGAGAAACTGTTGCTAAAAAACTGGCATCGGCTTTTAAAAATATAGATAATCTGATGAATGCCTCGTTGGAAGAATTAACCGAGGTTGACGAAATTGGTGAAAGAATTGCCAGCAGCGTAAAAGGTTATTTTGGTGAAGAGAACAATCAAACACTTATAGAAAAATTAAGAAAGATTGGTTTGCAATTTGAACTTTCAGAGGAAGAAACCGCCACTCACTCTGATAAACTGGAAGGATTATCCTTTGTTGTGAGCGGAAGCTTCACCAGCTTCTCCCGTGATGAGCTAAAATCATTAATAGAGAAAAATGGTGGTAAAAATCTGAGTGGAGTTTCGTCAAAAACAAGCTATCTTGTAGCTGGCGATAAAATAGGTCCAAGTAAACTTGCCAAAGCAGAAAAACTGGGCGTAAAGATTATCTCAGAAGACGAGTTTAAATCAATGATTGAATAA
- a CDS encoding cation:proton antiporter — protein sequence MLLDFALIILSALLLNYLFTLLKLPGILGMILTGILLGPSVLDLVDPEVSLFLKEFKTAALIVILIRAGLGINKKTLHKVGRPAINLSFIPGVLEGTTVLLVAHYILGFSFIEGGMLGFIIAAVSPAVVVPAMLELKDKGYGEKKDVPTLVLAGASVDDVFAITIFGVFTGLAAGNSIDYGHIFWSVPVGILLGALFGALIGLVLVLFFKRYHIRDTKKVIIFMIVAVAFYEFTEWESLKEFVPLAGLLGIMAIGFMILEKYNKLANRLSAKFNKVWVLAEILLFVYIGTEVKISQLNSSLIGIGLLILLLGLTARSIGVWISLLRSDLNYKERLFSVIAYLPKATVQAAIGAVPLTLIGEGKLGDVSTETGQTILALAVLSIVVTAPIGAIGIKLSGPHLLEKGEGSLEKV from the coding sequence ATGTTACTCGACTTTGCACTGATCATTCTGTCTGCCCTCTTATTAAATTATTTATTTACTCTGTTGAAGTTACCGGGTATATTAGGAATGATTTTGACCGGTATACTGTTAGGTCCCAGTGTGCTTGATTTAGTTGATCCGGAAGTATCTCTCTTTTTGAAGGAGTTTAAAACTGCAGCTCTCATTGTTATCTTAATCAGGGCAGGCCTGGGAATTAACAAAAAAACCTTGCACAAAGTAGGACGTCCCGCTATTAATTTAAGCTTTATTCCTGGAGTATTAGAAGGAACAACGGTATTGCTGGTGGCTCATTATATACTTGGTTTTTCGTTTATTGAGGGAGGAATGCTGGGATTTATCATTGCTGCTGTTTCTCCTGCAGTAGTTGTTCCGGCTATGTTAGAATTGAAAGACAAAGGTTATGGAGAGAAGAAAGATGTTCCAACACTTGTTTTGGCAGGTGCTTCAGTGGATGATGTTTTTGCCATAACGATATTCGGGGTATTTACCGGGTTGGCGGCAGGAAACTCAATCGATTATGGGCACATCTTCTGGAGTGTTCCGGTTGGTATCTTGCTGGGTGCATTATTTGGGGCTTTAATTGGCTTGGTATTAGTCCTGTTTTTTAAGCGATATCATATTCGCGACACAAAAAAAGTAATCATATTTATGATTGTTGCAGTGGCTTTTTATGAATTTACCGAATGGGAATCATTAAAAGAGTTTGTTCCTTTGGCAGGCTTACTTGGTATAATGGCCATTGGATTTATGATTTTAGAGAAATACAATAAACTGGCTAATCGCCTTTCTGCCAAGTTTAATAAAGTATGGGTACTAGCCGAAATTTTGTTATTTGTATATATTGGAACCGAAGTAAAGATTTCGCAACTAAATTCTTCGTTAATAGGTATTGGTTTGTTGATTTTGTTATTGGGTTTAACAGCCCGAAGTATTGGTGTGTGGATTTCGTTACTACGATCAGATTTGAATTACAAAGAGCGTTTATTTAGTGTGATTGCATACTTGCCTAAAGCTACGGTTCAGGCTGCTATTGGTGCTGTGCCATTAACTCTGATTGGTGAAGGAAAACTTGGAGATGTAAGTACCGAAACAGGTCAGACTATTCTTGCTTTAGCAGTATTGAGTATTGTTGTTACTGCGCCTATTGGAGCCATTGGAATTAAATTATCCGGACCTCATTTACTTGAAAAGGGAGAGGGTTCACTGGAAAAGGTATAA
- a CDS encoding C69 family dipeptidase: protein MKRQSLFVLISLLSLSSILNAQSIYDQKTEPYFGESCTSIMVSKGASSDGSVITSHTCDGRYRTWITIEEAESFENDTTTPIFKGKLRTETPWDMRNVKQVGLIPQAKQTFAFLNTAYPCLNEKQLAIGETTIVGPEELVNENGMFLIEELERIALQRCSTAREAIQLIGQLIKEYGYGDWGECITIADKKEVWQLEIFGEGPDKIGGVWAAQRITEGHVGVSANISRIGELKLKDKDHFMASENVFSVAKSLGRWDGKKPFKFWKAYGDNEKPFNIREFFILSTLAPSLNLSYDADELPFSVQPDKPVSVQDVMALYRQTYEGTEYDMTKNIQTVKKKRDKEGNIIIQDTVKSPIANPWLTEAARNTYNYLDSTAVSFQRTVAVSWCSYSEIIQLRDWLPDEVGGVAWLSFDNPGQSPRIPIYAGTTKLPPGFEYCGQKRYREDAIIWKYRKANKLATLAWQETKEAMLNEVAYFEEKGINEGALLEQKVGKLLEEGKKVDIPELLNRYTTDFTGATIYKWNDLENYYWGRFGMGF, encoded by the coding sequence ATGAAGCGACAAAGCCTTTTTGTTTTAATTAGCCTCTTAAGCCTGTCTTCAATCTTAAATGCTCAAAGTATTTATGATCAAAAGACTGAACCATATTTCGGAGAAAGTTGCACGTCAATCATGGTGAGTAAAGGAGCCTCGAGTGATGGATCAGTAATAACCAGTCATACCTGTGATGGTCGATATAGAACCTGGATCACCATTGAAGAAGCCGAGTCTTTTGAAAACGATACTACTACTCCAATTTTTAAAGGTAAGCTGAGAACAGAAACCCCTTGGGATATGCGAAATGTAAAACAAGTTGGTTTGATTCCTCAGGCTAAACAAACATTTGCCTTTTTAAATACTGCTTATCCATGTTTGAATGAAAAACAACTTGCCATTGGTGAAACAACCATAGTCGGTCCGGAAGAATTGGTAAACGAAAACGGAATGTTTTTAATTGAAGAGTTGGAAAGAATAGCTCTACAGCGTTGTTCAACTGCCCGCGAGGCTATTCAACTTATTGGTCAGCTGATAAAAGAATACGGATATGGAGATTGGGGCGAATGTATTACAATAGCCGATAAGAAAGAAGTTTGGCAACTCGAAATTTTTGGTGAAGGCCCGGATAAAATTGGTGGTGTTTGGGCTGCACAGCGAATTACGGAAGGACATGTAGGAGTGTCGGCAAACATATCGCGCATTGGCGAACTCAAACTGAAGGACAAAGATCATTTTATGGCTTCTGAGAATGTTTTTTCAGTAGCTAAATCTTTAGGTCGTTGGGATGGTAAAAAACCATTTAAATTCTGGAAAGCATATGGCGACAACGAAAAACCATTCAACATCAGGGAATTCTTTATTTTAAGTACACTGGCACCCTCTCTTAATTTGAGCTATGATGCAGATGAATTACCGTTTTCTGTTCAACCCGATAAACCAGTTAGTGTGCAAGATGTTATGGCTCTGTATCGTCAGACCTATGAAGGAACAGAATATGATATGACCAAAAATATTCAAACCGTAAAGAAGAAACGTGATAAAGAAGGCAACATAATTATTCAGGATACAGTTAAGTCACCAATTGCTAATCCATGGCTAACAGAGGCTGCAAGAAATACCTATAATTATCTTGATTCAACAGCTGTTTCTTTTCAAAGAACAGTAGCTGTTTCATGGTGTTCTTATTCCGAAATAATACAGTTACGCGATTGGCTACCTGATGAAGTAGGTGGTGTTGCATGGTTATCTTTTGATAATCCTGGCCAAAGCCCAAGAATTCCAATTTATGCAGGCACAACAAAATTACCTCCTGGATTTGAATATTGTGGTCAGAAAAGATATCGCGAAGATGCTATTATTTGGAAATACCGCAAAGCAAATAAGCTGGCAACCTTGGCCTGGCAGGAAACAAAAGAAGCTATGCTAAACGAAGTAGCCTATTTTGAAGAAAAGGGAATAAATGAAGGCGCTTTGCTCGAACAAAAGGTAGGCAAATTATTGGAAGAAGGTAAAAAAGTGGATATCCCGGAATTATTGAATCGATACACTACTGACTTTACAGGTGCAACGATTTATAAATGGAATGATCTTGAAAATTATTATTGGGGTCGTTTTGGAATGGGATTTTAA
- a CDS encoding DUF1987 domain-containing protein, which translates to MDKIVLKEPTRTTPFIKLDYDHGLIEFKGKLTPENCSDLFDPIIQWIDEYLDHPLDKTELNIQLEYFNTRSSIYLLDIFRKFESLTDRNRKIIINWICESDDFDMIEAGEDYQAIINIPINIIEFN; encoded by the coding sequence ATGGATAAAATAGTTTTAAAGGAACCGACCAGGACCACTCCATTTATTAAATTGGATTATGATCATGGTTTGATTGAATTCAAAGGTAAGTTAACGCCTGAGAATTGTTCTGATTTATTTGATCCTATTATCCAATGGATTGATGAATACCTCGATCATCCATTAGATAAGACTGAACTCAATATTCAATTAGAATATTTTAATACAAGGTCATCTATATATCTATTGGATATCTTTAGAAAATTTGAAAGTTTAACCGATAGAAATCGCAAAATAATTATCAATTGGATTTGCGAAAGTGATGATTTTGATATGATTGAGGCAGGTGAAGATTATCAAGCAATCATAAATATACCCATTAATATCATTGAATTTAATTAA
- a CDS encoding DUF6686 family protein, with translation MDKVISQTSNGRVFLCSNCDKIHIEFYHFLFSFDEEAYDFFKNNITKIDGSYFENVNAALHYRRKIIVPLGHRNVSMMLNQKELRELQLLLSQRTYNCLVNTFLSVKEIGMPIAAN, from the coding sequence ATGGATAAAGTCATCAGTCAAACAAGTAACGGAAGAGTTTTTTTGTGCTCTAACTGCGATAAGATTCACATCGAATTTTATCATTTTCTTTTCTCTTTTGATGAAGAAGCCTACGATTTCTTTAAGAATAATATTACCAAAATTGACGGAAGTTATTTTGAAAATGTCAATGCAGCTCTCCATTACAGACGTAAAATAATTGTGCCTTTGGGACATCGTAATGTTTCGATGATGTTAAATCAGAAAGAACTGCGTGAATTACAATTATTACTATCTCAGCGTACCTATAATTGCCTGGTAAATACATTCCTGTCAGTCAAAGAAATTGGAATGCCTATTGCCGCTAACTGA
- a CDS encoding flavodoxin, which yields MKKTAILYGSTTGNTKSIAKLINQCLDNQAEVKDVDDLTASDIELYECLILGTSTWGLGDLQDDWDSFITELEKADLKGKTIALFGLGDAASYPDTFVDGMGTIYKTIADKGCQIVGAVSVDGYSFDASSAVINDSLVGLAIDEDNESNKTEERVRKWVDSILAGLN from the coding sequence ATGAAAAAAACAGCTATACTTTACGGTTCAACCACAGGTAATACAAAATCGATTGCCAAACTGATAAATCAATGTCTGGATAATCAGGCTGAGGTAAAAGATGTTGATGATTTGACCGCTTCTGATATTGAATTATACGAATGTTTAATTCTGGGAACAAGTACCTGGGGTTTGGGCGATTTACAGGATGATTGGGATTCGTTTATCACTGAATTGGAAAAAGCTGACCTGAAAGGAAAAACCATTGCTTTATTCGGGCTGGGTGATGCAGCTTCATATCCTGATACTTTTGTGGATGGTATGGGCACTATTTACAAAACTATTGCAGACAAAGGTTGTCAAATTGTAGGTGCAGTTTCAGTTGATGGTTATAGTTTCGATGCCTCTTCAGCAGTTATAAATGATAGCCTTGTGGGATTGGCTATTGATGAAGATAACGAAAGTAATAAAACGGAAGAAAGGGTAAGAAAATGGGTTGATTCAATACTTGCAGGTTTGAATTAA
- a CDS encoding DUF2023 family protein, whose translation MRVFCHHIYEYKKGLRNLILHTMAAKDVDMAIKKLESNEINYLIQSVSVNKVNIFFGAKECVDIINCFCDKSLNELTPEEDFILGTLLGYNQVVQCSRYLKKKEASQVIRNAS comes from the coding sequence ATGAGAGTATTTTGTCATCATATTTATGAATATAAAAAGGGTTTAAGAAACTTGATTTTACATACTATGGCAGCCAAAGATGTTGATATGGCTATAAAAAAACTGGAGTCAAATGAGATTAATTATTTGATACAATCGGTAAGTGTTAATAAGGTAAATATTTTTTTTGGTGCTAAAGAGTGTGTTGATATTATCAACTGTTTTTGCGATAAAAGTCTCAATGAATTAACACCTGAAGAAGATTTTATTCTGGGTACTTTATTAGGTTATAATCAGGTGGTACAATGTTCACGTTATCTAAAAAAGAAAGAAGCATCTCAGGTAATCAGAAATGCTTCTTAG
- a CDS encoding heavy-metal-associated domain-containing protein, which translates to MKTRTMSLLAAMMLASFTLYAKNTDKTFKVYGNCGMCEKTIEKAANSVDGVIKADWNKETKMMTLSFDSAKTSDEKVQEAIAKSGYDTEKKTAPDEAYNKLPGCCKYDRKPKTEKK; encoded by the coding sequence ATGAAAACAAGAACAATGAGCTTACTGGCTGCGATGATGCTTGCCTCATTTACACTTTATGCAAAAAACACCGACAAAACATTTAAAGTATACGGCAATTGTGGGATGTGCGAAAAAACAATCGAAAAAGCGGCCAATTCTGTTGATGGAGTAATCAAAGCCGATTGGAATAAAGAGACCAAAATGATGACTCTTTCATTTGATTCGGCTAAAACAAGTGACGAAAAAGTGCAGGAAGCCATCGCTAAATCGGGCTATGACACTGAGAAAAAAACAGCTCCGGATGAAGCTTATAATAAACTTCCAGGCTGCTGTAAATACGATAGAAAACCGAAAACAGAGAAAAAATAA
- a CDS encoding heavy metal-binding domain-containing protein: protein MKQKVNFSLVITLITMSLIGISCNNASKKSNNETQKEMEHIVYTCPMHPEVEKSEPGKCPTCGMNLVKKDAMMKHSDMQMNDTIYTCPMHAEVELHEMGSCPKCGMDLVIKENNMEHSHEGHNHD from the coding sequence ATGAAACAGAAAGTAAATTTTAGCTTGGTTATAACATTAATAACCATGAGTTTGATAGGTATTAGTTGCAATAATGCATCTAAAAAATCTAACAATGAAACTCAAAAAGAAATGGAGCATATTGTGTACACCTGCCCTATGCACCCTGAGGTTGAAAAAAGCGAACCTGGAAAATGTCCAACCTGCGGAATGAACCTTGTGAAGAAAGATGCAATGATGAAACATTCAGATATGCAGATGAACGATACTATATACACATGTCCTATGCATGCCGAAGTTGAATTGCACGAGATGGGTAGTTGTCCGAAATGTGGTATGGACCTTGTGATTAAAGAAAACAACATGGAGCATTCACATGAAGGTCATAACCATGACTAA
- a CDS encoding efflux RND transporter periplasmic adaptor subunit, with the protein MKKIIQYIKSNYKEVLITLLAGLLIGWMIKPTHSEETQQHQHNHAEESTTWTCSMHPQIKQEEPGSCPICGMDLIPLKSMQGSDDANPDEIAMSEAAIKLADIQTVKVVKKQAIRKEYLQGKIEPDERKIAQLTARFSGRIEKLNINFTGQNVRKGQALATIYSPELVSAQRELIEAAALKETNPALYRAAKAKLSAWDLTPQQISEIENASDPIIHFNILSPVSGTVTSRNVAQGDYVKEGTDMFQITDLSKVWIQLDAYETDLAWIAQGDQISFNTKSQPGKTFEANVSFIDPILNPQTRVANVRAEVNNSDGNLKPGMFVTAYVESKLSKDDALIIPKSAVLWTGKRAVVYVKVEEREQPTFLNREIVLGPEADDSYVVADGLEEGEVIAANGVFKIDAAAQLEGKQSMMNSSKSDMHHMDMSMKMKKDSFQVAGDCGMCKETIETAAKGVKGVHLAEWNKETKVFNVSYMANETDLVTIHKAIAAAGYDTELEKASADVYKKLPECCHYDRNYFDKANTQSQTFTFKVFGNCGMCKDRIEEAASKVEGVNSAEWNEETKMISIEGIPSLNIHTVHKAIAAVGHDTEMTKASDDVYNSLPECCQYTR; encoded by the coding sequence ATGAAAAAAATAATTCAATATATAAAATCGAATTACAAAGAGGTACTCATCACTTTGTTGGCCGGCCTGCTTATTGGCTGGATGATAAAACCAACTCATTCAGAAGAAACGCAGCAACATCAACACAATCATGCTGAAGAATCAACTACATGGACATGCTCAATGCATCCACAGATTAAACAGGAAGAACCAGGTTCATGCCCCATTTGTGGAATGGATCTGATTCCATTAAAATCGATGCAAGGCAGTGATGATGCCAATCCGGATGAAATTGCAATGAGCGAGGCTGCTATTAAACTGGCCGATATTCAAACGGTAAAAGTGGTAAAAAAACAAGCCATCAGAAAAGAATATTTGCAAGGAAAGATTGAACCTGACGAAAGAAAAATTGCTCAGCTTACCGCTCGTTTTAGTGGAAGAATTGAAAAGCTGAACATCAATTTTACCGGGCAAAATGTACGTAAAGGACAAGCTTTGGCTACTATCTATTCACCAGAATTAGTGAGCGCTCAACGAGAACTGATAGAAGCCGCTGCATTAAAGGAAACCAATCCGGCGTTATACAGAGCTGCCAAAGCCAAGTTATCCGCATGGGATTTAACACCTCAACAAATCAGTGAGATTGAAAATGCCAGTGATCCAATTATTCATTTTAATATTCTTTCGCCTGTAAGCGGCACTGTCACGTCACGAAATGTTGCACAGGGCGATTATGTGAAAGAAGGAACCGATATGTTTCAGATTACCGACCTTAGTAAGGTTTGGATTCAACTGGATGCATATGAAACAGATCTGGCATGGATTGCACAAGGTGATCAGATCAGTTTCAACACTAAGTCGCAACCAGGTAAAACCTTTGAGGCAAATGTGAGTTTTATCGATCCTATTTTGAATCCGCAAACAAGGGTGGCCAATGTAAGAGCAGAAGTGAATAATTCGGACGGTAATTTAAAACCCGGAATGTTTGTCACCGCTTATGTCGAATCAAAATTATCGAAGGATGATGCATTAATCATTCCTAAATCGGCAGTGCTTTGGACGGGTAAAAGAGCAGTTGTATATGTAAAGGTAGAAGAACGGGAACAACCTACTTTTCTTAATCGTGAAATTGTATTGGGGCCCGAAGCTGATGATTCGTATGTGGTAGCTGATGGTCTTGAAGAAGGTGAAGTAATTGCTGCCAACGGAGTATTTAAAATTGATGCCGCGGCACAATTAGAAGGAAAACAAAGCATGATGAATTCTTCCAAAAGCGATATGCACCACATGGATATGAGCATGAAAATGAAGAAAGATTCATTTCAGGTAGCTGGTGATTGTGGTATGTGCAAAGAAACCATTGAGACTGCTGCCAAAGGAGTTAAAGGCGTTCATCTTGCTGAATGGAATAAGGAAACAAAGGTTTTTAATGTGAGCTACATGGCTAATGAAACAGATCTCGTGACTATTCACAAGGCCATAGCAGCTGCCGGATATGATACTGAACTAGAGAAGGCATCTGCAGATGTGTACAAGAAACTACCTGAATGTTGCCATTATGATCGTAACTATTTTGATAAAGCAAATACCCAAAGTCAGACCTTTACTTTTAAAGTGTTTGGCAATTGTGGAATGTGTAAAGATCGAATTGAAGAAGCAGCCTCTAAAGTCGAAGGCGTTAATAGTGCTGAGTGGAATGAAGAAACCAAGATGATATCTATTGAAGGTATCCCATCATTGAACATTCATACCGTGCACAAAGCTATTGCTGCGGTTGGTCATGATACCGAAATGACAAAAGCATCTGATGATGTTTATAACAGTCTTCCGGAATGTTGTCAATACACCAGATAA
- a CDS encoding TolC family protein translates to MKLNKSRYQTMAKSALSILLVLFAWTGSNIQAQDNLDHYLTMAADNNPALKAAFNKYMAALEKAPQVSALPDPQIAFAYFIQPVETRVGPQEFKISASQMFPWFGTLQARENAAITNAKAQYEMFEQQKSKLFQEVRANWYNIYFNKKAIDITRENMTILQSFQRVATAKVEAGKVSAADQYRIEMEVNDLENELAQLKDAQSLLTTNFKNLIGTTSEISVGDTIISTDLLLSKEAIMDSIKAKNHVLISMDLKTSALDYQKEAAQKAGGPNFNIGIDYTFIGKGENNLSGKDAILFPKIGFSIPLYRKKYKSMVQEVIYEQESVTNNKSNQINFLENILEKSYNEMTDAERRLTLFKKQLLLSSKSLRIIETEYANQNSNFEEMLRMQKRMLKYQLELEKAITDKLASIAFINYLIGK, encoded by the coding sequence ATGAAACTAAATAAATCACGATATCAAACAATGGCAAAAAGTGCTTTGAGCATTCTTTTGGTTCTGTTTGCTTGGACAGGCAGTAATATTCAGGCTCAGGACAATCTGGATCATTACCTGACAATGGCAGCCGATAACAATCCAGCGTTGAAGGCGGCATTTAATAAGTATATGGCTGCATTGGAAAAAGCTCCTCAGGTATCTGCCTTGCCCGATCCTCAGATCGCTTTTGCCTATTTTATTCAACCTGTTGAAACTCGTGTTGGTCCACAGGAGTTTAAAATATCGGCATCCCAGATGTTTCCTTGGTTTGGAACTTTGCAGGCACGAGAAAATGCTGCCATCACTAATGCAAAGGCTCAATATGAAATGTTTGAACAACAAAAATCAAAGTTATTTCAGGAAGTAAGAGCCAACTGGTACAATATTTATTTCAATAAAAAGGCCATAGATATCACCCGGGAGAATATGACTATTCTGCAATCCTTTCAACGTGTAGCTACGGCTAAAGTGGAAGCCGGTAAGGTATCAGCTGCTGATCAATACCGAATTGAAATGGAAGTTAATGACCTCGAAAATGAATTGGCTCAATTGAAAGATGCTCAATCATTATTGACAACCAATTTCAAGAACCTGATTGGTACCACTTCCGAGATTTCAGTTGGTGATACCATTATTTCAACTGATTTATTATTGAGTAAAGAAGCTATAATGGATTCCATCAAGGCAAAAAACCATGTTTTAATTTCGATGGATTTAAAAACATCTGCACTTGATTATCAAAAAGAAGCAGCACAAAAAGCTGGTGGTCCAAATTTTAATATTGGCATCGACTATACTTTTATAGGTAAAGGTGAAAATAATCTTTCAGGAAAGGATGCAATACTATTTCCTAAGATTGGTTTTAGCATTCCACTGTATCGAAAAAAATATAAGAGTATGGTGCAGGAAGTGATTTACGAGCAAGAGTCAGTAACTAACAACAAAAGTAATCAGATCAATTTTCTGGAAAATATTCTGGAGAAAAGTTATAACGAAATGACCGATGCTGAGCGTCGATTAACGCTTTTTAAAAAGCAGTTATTACTGTCATCCAAATCCTTGCGAATTATTGAAACCGAGTATGCCAATCAAAACAGCAATTTTGAAGAGATGCTTCGGATGCAAAAACGCATGTTGAAATATCAGCTGGAACTGGAAAAAGCCATAACAGACAAACTGGCCTCCATTGCTTTTATCAACTATTTAATAGGAAAATAA